A part of Rhopalosiphum maidis isolate BTI-1 chromosome 3, ASM367621v3, whole genome shotgun sequence genomic DNA contains:
- the LOC113558461 gene encoding geminin-like isoform X1, with product MKTLKTVANEETENNKVSKKGMRKFLRNLQPSSDGKENLVGAGRTPQDMAIEGKTTKPEPNFDETEVCVTESSTVAEMNESLYKQLLTEDLTSKAGPSEKYWEVIAERRRKALEEVLEANEKLQAMVNALEEENRTCKQLIENTTDLVNTLKQVINESQISDDDDEPSNEKRDSGLSTPESCSSVEHIHKKMKTSHSNDCSDSD from the exons atgaaaacattgaaaacTGTTGCCAACGAGGAAaccgaaaataataaa gtGTCCAAGAAAGGAATGAGGAAGTTTTTGCGCAACCTGCAGCCTTCAAGTGACGGCAAAGAAAACTTGGTGGGTGCTGGCAGGACACCGCAGGACATGGC gATCGAAGGAAAAACCACAAAACCTGAACCAAATTTTGACGAAACGGAAGTATGTGTTACAGAATCATCTACTGTTGCTGAAATGAATGAGTCATTATACAAACAGTTGCTAACTGAAGATCTCACTTCTAAAG CTGGCCCAAGTGAAAAATACTGGGAAGTGATCGCTGAACGCCGTAGAAAAGCTTTAGAAGAAGTATTGGAAgcaaatgaaaaattacaagcAATGGTTAATGCTTTAGAAGAAGAAAACAGGACTTGCAAGCAATTGATCGAAAACACTACTGATCTTGTCAACACACTTAAG cAAGTGATAAATGAGAGTCAAATTTCTGATGATGACGATGAGCCATCTAATGAAAAGAGAGACAGTGGTTTGAGTACGCCAGAAAGTTGTTCGAGTGTAGAACATATACATAAGAAAATGAAGACATCACATTCAAATGATTGTTCAGATAGCgactaa
- the LOC113558461 gene encoding geminin-like isoform X2, whose translation MRKFLRNLQPSSDGKENLVGAGRTPQDMAIEGKTTKPEPNFDETEVCVTESSTVAEMNESLYKQLLTEDLTSKAGPSEKYWEVIAERRRKALEEVLEANEKLQAMVNALEEENRTCKQLIENTTDLVNTLKQVINESQISDDDDEPSNEKRDSGLSTPESCSSVEHIHKKMKTSHSNDCSDSD comes from the exons ATGAGGAAGTTTTTGCGCAACCTGCAGCCTTCAAGTGACGGCAAAGAAAACTTGGTGGGTGCTGGCAGGACACCGCAGGACATGGC gATCGAAGGAAAAACCACAAAACCTGAACCAAATTTTGACGAAACGGAAGTATGTGTTACAGAATCATCTACTGTTGCTGAAATGAATGAGTCATTATACAAACAGTTGCTAACTGAAGATCTCACTTCTAAAG CTGGCCCAAGTGAAAAATACTGGGAAGTGATCGCTGAACGCCGTAGAAAAGCTTTAGAAGAAGTATTGGAAgcaaatgaaaaattacaagcAATGGTTAATGCTTTAGAAGAAGAAAACAGGACTTGCAAGCAATTGATCGAAAACACTACTGATCTTGTCAACACACTTAAG cAAGTGATAAATGAGAGTCAAATTTCTGATGATGACGATGAGCCATCTAATGAAAAGAGAGACAGTGGTTTGAGTACGCCAGAAAGTTGTTCGAGTGTAGAACATATACATAAGAAAATGAAGACATCACATTCAAATGATTGTTCAGATAGCgactaa
- the LOC113555521 gene encoding glycerol kinase: protein MSKIHNLICYKKNNTQKSMSGAEETFVGSIDEGTSSTRFLVFSSKTHLPVASHQISTNNISLHEGWVEQDPEDILIKVKETVAVTCEKLKMMNISPSAITAIGVTNQRETTLMWDKYTGKPLYNAIIWMDMRTQPIVDRFMNKRIPNCHTSDEKKRHLQFKCGLTMNPYFSVFKLVWLIENVPEVSKAIKEERCMFGTMDSWLIWNFTGGVNGGVHITDVTNASRTMLMNIHSLRWDKALIDFFEIPKGLIFPEIRSCSEVFGHMTDGPLIETPISGCIGDQQAALMGQMCFLAGQAKCTFGTGCFLLYNTGRKPVISTHGLLTTVAYKMGKHTDPIYALEGSVAVAGSATKWLKDNLCIVDSYKSMEVMADSVEDTNGIHFVPAFSGLYAPYWKSDARGTITGLTMETTDAHLMRATLEGICFQTKDVMQSMQADTGHPITALNVDGGMSTSDTFLKILTNVCCLPVVRPKMVETTALGAALAAGFAVGVWSMHSVKSNCDTFIQTLSDEEQKSEYVLWKKAIDRSIGWNKDDEESEFDDFAGF from the exons ATGTCCAAAATACATAACCTAATCTgttacaagaaaaataatacacaaaaatcG atgTCTGGTGCTGAAGAAACATTTGTTGGTTCTATTGATGAAGGCACTAGCAGTACGCGTTTTTTG gttttttCATCTAAAACTCACCTGCCAGTAGCCAGTCATCAAATAAGTACAAATAACATAAGCTTGCATGAAGGATGGGTAGAACAAGATCCAGAGGATATACTGATTAAAGTCAAAGAAACTGTAGCTGTAACATGCGAAAAACTCAAAATGATGAACATATCACCTTCAGCTATTACTGCGATAGGCGTGACAAATCAACGAGAAACTACTTTAATGTGGGATAAGTATACAGGGAAACCATTATACAATGCTATAA tatgGATGGACATGAGGACACAACCAATAGTTGATAGATTCATGAACAAAAGAATTCCTAACTGCCATACAtcggatgaaaaaaaaag ACATTTACAGTTCAAATGCGGTTTGACGATGAATCCATACTTCAGTGTATTCAAATTAGTATGGCTAATAGAAAACGTACCTGAAGTTTCAAAAGCTATTAAAGAAGAGAGGTGCATGTTTGGTACAATGGATTCATGGCTAATTtgg AATTTTACAGGTGGTGTAAATGGTGGAGTTCATATAACTGATGTTACTAATGCTTCTCGGACCATGCTGATGAATATTCATTCATTACGATGGGATAAGGCTTTAATTga tttttttgaaataccCAAAGGACTGATATTTCCAGAAATACGAAGCTGTTCTGAAGTGTTTGGTCATATGACTGATGGACCACTTATAGAAACACCAATATCTggg tgcatTGGTGATCAGCAAGCTGCACTTATGGGTCAGATGTGTTTCTTGGCAGGCCAAGCCAAGTGTACATTCGGAACTGgatgttttttattgtataacacTGGTCGTAAA cCAGTGATTTCTACTCATGGTCTTTTAACTACCGTGGCTTACAAAATGGGGAAACACACTGATCCCATTTATGCGCTGGAAGGATCTGTGGCTGTGGCTGGATCCGCTACTAAGTGGTTGAAAGATAATCTATGTATCGTGGATAGTTACAAGAGTATGGAGGTAATGGCTGATAGTGTGGAAGACACAAATGGCATACATTTTGTTCCCGCTTTTTCTGGACTTTATGCGCCATACTGGAAAAGTGACGCACGTGG TACAATCACAGGGTTGACTATGGAAACAACAGATGCACATTTAATGCGAGCAACTCTTGAAGGAATCTGTTTCCAGACAAAAGATGTTATGCAATCTATGCAAGCAGACACTGGCCACCCCATTACAGCATTGAATGTAGATGGTGGTATGTCTACTAGCGATACATTTTTGAAGATTCTCACAAATGTTTGTTGTCTTCCAGTTG TGCGTCCTAAAATGGTGGAAACTACAGCTTTAGGCGCTGCTTTGGCAGCTGGTTTTGCTGTTGGCGTATGGAGTATGCACAGTGTTAAATCAAATTGTGACACTTTTATTCAGACTTTATCAGATGAAG AACAAAAATCAGAGTATGTTTTGTGGAAAAAAGCGATAGATCGCAGCATAGGTTGGAATAAAGATGATGAAGAAAGtgaatttgatgattttgctgGTTTTTag